A stretch of DNA from Acidimicrobiales bacterium:
CAGCGCCAGGTTCGGCGCGCCGTTGGCATACGGGATGCCGAGCTTGAGGCAGGCGTACGCGTAGATCTGGCTCGGCGCGATGTCGGGGCTCGACTCCTTCAGCCCCTGCTCGAACGCGGCGAGGTTCTCGTGGACCGCGGTGGGTTCGCGGTACACCTCGGTGGAGCCGCACCAGACCGCCACCAGCCGGTCGCACCGGTTGTCCTCGCTGAACTTCTGGATGTCGGCGACGAGCTGTTCCGCCAGCTCCCACTTCGATGCATCGGGCTTGATGTTGTCGCCGTGCAGGTTGCGGACGAACTCCTGCTCGAACACCGCCGGCATCGGTTGGATGGCCCGCAGCTCCTCGCCGAGGTCCTCGAGCAGGTGCTTTTCGAGCACGCCGGCGCGGCTGGCGGCCTGGTACGCGTCGTCGGAGAAGACGTCCCAACCGCCGAACGCGAGCTGGTCGAGGCCGGCCAGCGGCACGTAGTCCTTGATCATCGGGACGTTGTTGTCGTCGCGGCGCCCGAGGCGGATCGTGCCCATCTGCGTCAGCGAGCCGATCGGCTTGGCGAGGCCCTTGCGCGCGGCCAGCACCCCTGCGATGAACGTGGTGCCCACAGCTCCCATCCCCGGGAGGAGCACGCCGAGCTTCCCTTCGGCGGGTGCGATCTCGACGTTGTTCTCCAGGGGCACGGTGGTTCTCCTCGGGTCGGGGGGCGGTCTCGCAGGTTACCGGGTCACCGGCGCGCCGCCGGCTGCGAGACCGTGGTGGGCGCGCCTTCGCGGATGCGAGCCAGCTTGGTCTCGCCGGGCGCGCGGCCGCCGTCGCGCGACGGCATCGAGAAGTCGGTGTACAGGACCCGGCGTTCTCGCTGCACGGGCGGCTGGCTCATGTGCAGCGTGCAGCTGAGGTGCACGGTGACGTCGCCGGTAGAGGTGGGCAAGTCGATCTGCGGCAGGTCGAGGTTGTCGCGCACGAACCCGGCCTGGATCAGCGTGCGGTGCGAGCCCGCCACCACCCGCAGCTGGCCTGACGCGGCATCGGCGCCGGTGACCGAGATGCCGACGGTGAGCGAACAACACCGGTAGGAGTGGCTGCCCAGGCTGCAGTCCTTGTGCCAGGGGACGTCGGAGATGCCCTTCACCACTCCGAGCGGTTTCACGAGCGCTTCCACCAAGTTGCGGTTCGGGCCGGGCTTGGCGTTGCGGTGGCCGTCGGTGGTGAGGCGAGCGATCGACTGGAGGCGGTCATCGGTGAGCATTGCAGCGGTGGCGGGTGAACGGTCCTGGAAGTACTGCATGCGCACGAGCCGGTTGGTGCCGTCGTCGGTCTCGGCCCACCAGGAGCGGTTGTCGCCAGGGGAGTAGTCGGCGGCGGCGCGGTCCATGTCGGCACTGATCTCGGCCATCTCCTCAGGATCGAAGACGCCTTCGAGGTGCAAGAAACCGGCCTCGCCGAGGAAGTGCGCGATGTCGTCGGGGTCGTCGCCGATGCGAAAGGCTCGGTGCAGGCCGAGCGGCGAGCCGTCGCGGTCGTGGAACTCGACCGATCCGGTCGTGTGCAGCGGCCGCCCGTCGATCACCGACCGCAGCACCACCGTCCAATCGAGGAGGGCCTGGAACGGGCCGCGCACCAGGTCGAGGTCGCCGCCGGTCATCAACCCCACCGGAGTGCACGTGTCGTTGACGAGGTCGGACAACGACTCGGCGTCGAGCCGCCAGTGGGTCCTGGCGCTCGCGGCGTCGTGGGCGCGGCCGACGGTGAAGTGCTGGCCGTCGAACGCGAGCTGCCAGATGGTGCCGTCGACCTCGACGGCGATCGGCCGCAAGTCGAGCTCGCGTGCCCCCGGCGCCGCGAGCGCGGTGTTGGCGTCGAACCGCGCGGGGAGCGTCTGGTCGAAGAACTCGCTGGGGTCCACCGATTGCTCGTCCGCTGCCGTCCGGGTGCGCTGGTCGACCGAGATCACGCCCGGGAGCCTACGACCATCCCCGTTCTGGGCTGCTTTCTACGCGTCCCAGCACGTAATAATCAGCCCAGAACGGGAGGGGTCAGCCCAGAACGGGAGAGGGGTCAGGTGGTCGGGTCGGTGTGGGGCTGCTCGTGGGCGGCGAGGCGACGGCGGTCGAGCTTGTGGACCGCCGTCAACGGGAGCTCGTCGACGACCCGCATCGCCTCGGGCAACTTGTGGTGGGCGAGCCGGTCAGCCGCGAACGACCGCAAATCGTCGAGCGACGGCGACGCGACGCCGGGCCGCGCCACCACCACGGCTACGCCGATCTCGCCCATCACCGGGTCGGGCCGCGGCACGATCGCCACCGACGACACGGCCGGGTGCTGCTCCAGCACCGCTTCCACTTCGAGCGGGAACACGTTGTAGCCGCCGCGGATGTACATCTCCTTGCTGCGCCCGGCGAGGTGCAGCAAGCCTCGCTCGTCGATCCAGCCGAGGTCGCCGCTGTGCAGCCAGCCGCCGCGCAACGTGCGGGCCGTCTCCTCCGGTGCGTTCCAGTAGCCGCGGAACATGGCGGGGGAGCGCAGGCACACTTCGCCGGTCTCGCCGAGCGGGACGGCTCGATCGGACTCGTCGCGGATCTCGAGGTCGATGCCGTCGCGCGGCCGGCCGACGCTGTGGAGCGCTTCGTCGTCGTCGGCGTCGAACGCGGTGCCGGTGCCGACGCCGCCCGACTCCGTCGACGAGTACCGGATCGAGTACGCCGCGCCGAAACGGCGTCGGGCTTCGTCGACCAGCGCCGGCGACGACGGCCCCGCACCGGCGATGAGGGCCTGCACGCACGACAAGTCGCGCTGGTCGAAACGGGGATCGCGCAGCATCAGCGCCACTTGCGGGGCCACGGTCCCGATCACGGGCATCCGGGTGCGCTCCACCAGGTCGAGCACGTCGGCGGCCCGCCAGCGGTGCAGCAAGTGGGTGGTGCCGCCGAGGCGCAAGTACCACGGCAGTTTGGTCATGAAGCCGATGTGCGCGAACTGGGTGGATGCCAGCATCGGCGCGCCCCCGCCCCATCTGTCACCGACGTCGAACGCGGTGATGGCCGCCAGCTCCCGATTGGTGAACCAGGCACCTTTCGGTGTGCCGGTGGTGCCGGACGTGAGCACGATCGCCACCGGACGGTCCACCTCGTCGGCCGACGGCGGTGGGGCATCGCCGCGGTGCCCGCGGCGGAGCCCGGCGAGGATCTCCGGCGCGGCGGCGGCGGGTGCGACGTCGACCACCGCGAGGTCGCCGGGCAGCGACGGCGCCACGTCGGGCGACGCCAGCGCCAACTTCGGGCCGACCACGCTGAGCGCGGCCGCCTGCTCTGGCAGGGCGAGTCGGGGGTTCACACCCACCGTCGTAGCCCCGAGCTTGGCCAGCGCCGCGTACGCCACCACGTAGTCGGGCGTCGACGGTAGCAACAGCGCCACGACGTCGCGGGCGCCG
This window harbors:
- a CDS encoding class I adenylate-forming enzyme family protein; amino-acid sequence: MLASTVTEAARRFGGAIAFAAADGWHVSFRDLDQLSDEAAVGLAARGVGARDVVALLLPSTPDYVVAYAALAKLGATTVGVNPRLALPEQAAALSVVGPKLALASPDVAPSLPGDLAVVDVAPAAAAPEILAGLRRGHRGDAPPPSADEVDRPVAIVLTSGTTGTPKGAWFTNRELAAITAFDVGDRWGGGAPMLASTQFAHIGFMTKLPWYLRLGGTTHLLHRWRAADVLDLVERTRMPVIGTVAPQVALMLRDPRFDQRDLSCVQALIAGAGPSSPALVDEARRRFGAAYSIRYSSTESGGVGTGTAFDADDDEALHSVGRPRDGIDLEIRDESDRAVPLGETGEVCLRSPAMFRGYWNAPEETARTLRGGWLHSGDLGWIDERGLLHLAGRSKEMYIRGGYNVFPLEVEAVLEQHPAVSSVAIVPRPDPVMGEIGVAVVVARPGVASPSLDDLRSFAADRLAHHKLPEAMRVVDELPLTAVHKLDRRRLAAHEQPHTDPTT
- a CDS encoding phytanoyl-CoA dioxygenase family protein translates to MISVDQRTRTAADEQSVDPSEFFDQTLPARFDANTALAAPGARELDLRPIAVEVDGTIWQLAFDGQHFTVGRAHDAASARTHWRLDAESLSDLVNDTCTPVGLMTGGDLDLVRGPFQALLDWTVVLRSVIDGRPLHTTGSVEFHDRDGSPLGLHRAFRIGDDPDDIAHFLGEAGFLHLEGVFDPEEMAEISADMDRAAADYSPGDNRSWWAETDDGTNRLVRMQYFQDRSPATAAMLTDDRLQSIARLTTDGHRNAKPGPNRNLVEALVKPLGVVKGISDVPWHKDCSLGSHSYRCCSLTVGISVTGADAASGQLRVVAGSHRTLIQAGFVRDNLDLPQIDLPTSTGDVTVHLSCTLHMSQPPVQRERRVLYTDFSMPSRDGGRAPGETKLARIREGAPTTVSQPAARR
- a CDS encoding inositol-3-phosphate synthase produces the protein MPLENNVEIAPAEGKLGVLLPGMGAVGTTFIAGVLAARKGLAKPIGSLTQMGTIRLGRRDDNNVPMIKDYVPLAGLDQLAFGGWDVFSDDAYQAASRAGVLEKHLLEDLGEELRAIQPMPAVFEQEFVRNLHGDNIKPDASKWELAEQLVADIQKFSEDNRCDRLVAVWCGSTEVYREPTAVHENLAAFEQGLKESSPDIAPSQIYAYACLKLGIPYANGAPNLALDTPALLELARQNNVPITGKDFKTGQTLMKTILGPGFKARMLGVEGWYSTNILGNRDGEVLDDPESFKTKEVSKLGVLDTIFEPERNPDLYGDMTHVVRINYYPPRGDNKEGWDNIDIFGWLGYKMQIKVDFLCRDSILAAPIVLDLALFLDLARRAGMSGVQEWLSFYWKSPQPVASGVYPEHDLFIQLMKLKNTLRRLKGDEPITHLGAEYYD